In Camarhynchus parvulus chromosome Z, STF_HiC, whole genome shotgun sequence, a genomic segment contains:
- the VLDLR gene encoding very low-density lipoprotein receptor isoform X2, whose translation MCAWGGEHRVEEKLLRRQPGRSAGFGTPGPGEPHPPSPRRAAAALGRRGETKPPLPPRLPTLSRRDCRAPPPRCRVWQQGRTVPVPTLRKEGRAGGRGGSARSTSPLRAAAAPLTAPPVPRRAAPSGARARRGGSRCRGGGSGGGRCWRANRGPARRRESLAGAQGGRAAAIRAPRGRPPLCMSPAAASAPRLPARSACLPAHPVPGAAMRLDRQRGEPSASAGRRGAARRGVPRCWALLLLLALGCLRAAADGARAKCEESQFACGNGRCIPQIWKCDGDEDCSDGSDESACVKKTCAESDFVCLSGQCVPNRWQCDGDPDCEDGSDESSELCHTRTCRVNEISCGPQSTQCIPVSWKCDGEKDCDSEEDEQNCGNVTCSPADFTCSSGQCISKSFVCNGQDDCSDGSDELECAPPTCGVHEFQCKSSTCIPLSWVCDDDADCSDHSDESLEQCGRQPAPSVKCSASEVQCGSGECIHKKWRCDGDPDCKDGSDEINCPSRTCRPDQFRCEDGNCIHGTRQCNGVRDCLDGTDEANCNNVIQCSGPGKFKCRSGECIDINKVCNQQRDCKDWSDEPLKECNINECLVNNGGCSHICRDLIIGYECDCPAGFELLDRRTCGDIDECQNPGICSQICINLKGGYKCECSRGYQMDLATGVCKAVGKEPSLIFTNRRDIRKIGLERKEYIQLVEQLRNSIALDADIAEQKLYWADFSQKAIFSASIDTRDKVGTHIRILDNIHSPAGIAVDWVYKNIYWSDSTAKTISVASLDGTKRKVLFLSELREPASIAVDPISGFMYWSDWGEPAKIEKAGMNGFDRQQLVTTEIQWPNGIALDLVKSRLYWLDSKLHMLSSVDLNGQDRRMVLKSHMFLPHPLALTIFEDRVYWIDGENEAVYGANKFTGTDLVTLVNNLNDAQDIIVYHELVQPSGRNWCEEQMANGGCSYLCLPAPQINEHSPKYTCACPAGYFLQEDGLRCTAFNTSGTTSEVTAAGRTSAAWIILPAVLLMMAAAAGYFMWRNWQHKNMKSMNFDNPVYLKTTEEDLTIDIGRHSGSVGHTYPAISVVSTDDDMA comes from the exons ATGTGCGCATGGGGCGGGGAGCACCGCGTAGAAGAAAAGCTTCTTCGGAGGCAGCCCGGGCGCAGCGCGGGTTTCGGCACGCCCGGACCGGGGGAGCCGCATCCCCCCTCCCCgcggcgggcggcagcggcgctGGGGAGACGCGGGGAAACAaagccgccgctgccgccgcgccTCCCGACCCTCTCCCGCCGGGACTGCCGCGCTCCGCCGCCCCGGTGCAGGGTCTGGCAGCAGGGGCGCACCGTGCCCGTCCCCACCCTGCGGAAGGAGGGCCGGGCGGGGGGGCGTGGGGGCTCAGCCCGCAGCACCTCACCGCTCCGCGCCGCCGCAGCGCCGCTCACCGCGCCGCCCGTGCCCCGCCGAGCCGCGCCGAGCGGTGCGCGGGCGCGCCGCGGAGGCAGCAGGTGCCGTGGAGGAGGCAGCGGGGGCGGGCGGTGCTGGCGAGCCAACCGGGGCCCGGCGCGGCGCCGTGAGTCACTAGCGGGCGCGCAGGGCGGCCGGGCGGCTGCTATAAGAGCGCCGCGGGGACGGCCTCCCCTGTGCATGTCTCCGGCTGCCGCCTCTGCTCCTCGGCTCCCCGCCCGCAGCGCCTGCCTGCCCGCGCACCCCGTCCCCGGCGCGGCGATGCGGCTGGACCGGCAGCGTGGAGAGCCGAGCGCCTCGGCCGGTaggcgcggcgcggcgcggaGGGGGGTCCCGCGCTGCtgggcgctgctgctgctgctcgccCTTGGCTGCCTGCGCGCCGCCGCCGATG GTGCAAGAGCAAAATGTGAAGAATCCCAGTTTGCATGTGGTAATGGACGCTGTATTCCTCAAATCTGGAAATGTGATGGTGATGAAGACTGTTCAGATGGCAGTGATGAGAGTGCTTGTG TGAAGAAGACGTGTGCTGAATCTGACTTTGTGTGCCTCAGTGGTCAATGTGTGCCTAACAGATGGCAGTGTGATGGGGATCCCGACTGTGAGGATGGGTCTGATGAGAGTTCCGAACTGTGCC ACACGAGAACATGCCGGGTAAATGAAATCAGCTGTGGTCCTCAGTCAACTCAGTGTATCCCAGTGTCCTGGAAATGTGATGGTGAAAAAGACTGTGACAGTGAAGAAGATGAACAGAATTGTG GCAATGTGACTTGTAGTCCAGCAGACTTCACGTGCAGCAGTGGGCAATGTATTTCCAAGAGCTTTGTCTGCAATGGTCAAGATGACTGCAGTGATGGTAGTGATGAGCTGGAGTGTGCACCTCCTACCTGTGGAGTTCATGAGTTCCAGTGCAAGAGCTCGACTTGCATTCCCCTCAGCTGGGTGTGTGATGATGATGCTGACTGCTCTGACCACTCAGATGAGTCTCTAGAGCAATGTGGCCGCCAGCCTGCACCTTCTGTGAagtgctctgccagtgaggtGCAGTGTGGCTCAGGTGAATGTATCCACAAAAAGTGGCGCTGTGATGGAGATCCTGACTGCAAGGATGGAAGTGATGAAATCAACTGCC CTTCTCGGACCTGCAGACCAGACCAGTTCAGATGTGAAGATGGGAACTGCATCCATGGGACTAGGCAGTGCAATGGTGTGAGAGATTGTCTGGATGGCACAGATGAAGCAAATTGTAACAATG TTATTCAGTGCTCTGGACCTGGCAAATTCAAGTGCAGAAGTGGAGAATGCATAGATATCAATAAAGTGTGTAACCAGCAGAGAGACTGCAAGGACTGGAGTGATGAGCCCCTAAAGGAGTGTA ACATCAATGAATGTCTGGTGAACAACGGTGGATGCTCTCATATCTGCAGAGATCTCATTATTGGCTATGAATGTGACTGTCCAGCTGGGTTTGAGCTTCTGGACAGGAGAACCTGTGGAG ataTTGATGAATGTCAGAACCCTGGTATATGTAGTCAGATCTGTATCAACCTGAAAGGGGGCTACAAATGTGAATGTAGCCGTGGCTATCAGATGGATCTTGCTACTGGTGTGTGCAAGGCAGTTG ggaaagaacCAAGTCTAATTTTCACCAACCGCCGGGACATAAGGAAGATTGGCCTTGAGAGAAAGGAATACATTCAGCTTGTAGAGCAGCTAAGAAACTCTATAGCTCTAGATGCTGATATTGCTGAGCAAAAGCTTTACTGGGCAGACTTCAGCCAGAAAGCAATCTTCAG TGCCTCTATTGATACCCGTGATAAGGTTGGAACACACATCAGAATCCTGGACAACAtacacagccctgcaggaattGCTGTTGACTGGGTCTATAAGAACATCTACTGGTCAGACTCAACTGCAAAGACCATTTCAGTGGCTAGCCTGGATGGcacaaaaagaaaggttttgtttctctctgaGCTGAGAGAACCAGCTTCTATTGCTGTAGATCCTATCTCTGG CTTTATGTACTGGTCAGACTGGGGTGAGCCagcaaaaattgaaaaagcaggaatgaatGGATTTGACAGACAGCAGCTTGTGACAACAGAAATCCAATGGCCTAATGGAATTGCTCTAG ATCTTGTAAAAAGCCGCCTGTACTGGCTTGATTCCAAACTACACATGCTGTCAAGTGTGGACTTGAATGGCCAGGATCGTAGAATGGTGCTGAAGTCACATATGttccttcctcatcctcttgCTCTAACCATTTTTGAG GACCGTGTGTACTGGATTGATGGAGAGAATGAGGCAGTCTATGGTGCCAACAAATTTACTGGAACTGATTTGGTTACCCTTGTGAACAACCTCAATGATGCACAGGACATCATTGTGTATCATGAACTCGTTCAGCCTTCAG GTAGGAACTGGTGTGAAGAGCAAATGGCAAATGGAGGCTGTAGCTAcctgtgcctgcctgctcctcagATAAATGAACATTCTCCAAAGTACACCTGTGCATGTCCTGCTGGGTACTTCTTGCAGGAGGATGGTCTGAGATGTACAG CATTCAACACTAGTGGTACAACCTCTGAAGTAACTGCAGCTGGAAGAACATCAGCAGCTTGGATCATTCTTCCTGCTG TATTGCTGAtgatggctgcagcagctggctaCTTCATGTGGCGTAACTGGCAGCACAAGAACATGAAAAGCATGAATTTTGATAATCCAGTTTACCTAAAAACCACAGAAGAGGACCTCACAATTGATATTGGAAGACACAGTGGTTCAGTAGGACACACCTACCCTGCA ATATCTGTTGTCAGCACAGATGATGATATGGCGTGA
- the VLDLR gene encoding very low-density lipoprotein receptor isoform X1, protein MCAWGGEHRVEEKLLRRQPGRSAGFGTPGPGEPHPPSPRRAAAALGRRGETKPPLPPRLPTLSRRDCRAPPPRCRVWQQGRTVPVPTLRKEGRAGGRGGSARSTSPLRAAAAPLTAPPVPRRAAPSGARARRGGSRCRGGGSGGGRCWRANRGPARRRESLAGAQGGRAAAIRAPRGRPPLCMSPAAASAPRLPARSACLPAHPVPGAAMRLDRQRGEPSASAGRRGAARRGVPRCWALLLLLALGCLRAAADGARAKCEESQFACGNGRCIPQIWKCDGDEDCSDGSDESACVKKTCAESDFVCLSGQCVPNRWQCDGDPDCEDGSDESSELCHTRTCRVNEISCGPQSTQCIPVSWKCDGEKDCDSEEDEQNCGNVTCSPADFTCSSGQCISKSFVCNGQDDCSDGSDELECAPPTCGVHEFQCKSSTCIPLSWVCDDDADCSDHSDESLEQCGRQPAPSVKCSASEVQCGSGECIHKKWRCDGDPDCKDGSDEINCPSRTCRPDQFRCEDGNCIHGTRQCNGVRDCLDGTDEANCNNVIQCSGPGKFKCRSGECIDINKVCNQQRDCKDWSDEPLKECNINECLVNNGGCSHICRDLIIGYECDCPAGFELLDRRTCGDIDECQNPGICSQICINLKGGYKCECSRGYQMDLATGVCKAVGKEPSLIFTNRRDIRKIGLERKEYIQLVEQLRNSIALDADIAEQKLYWADFSQKAIFSASIDTRDKVGTHIRILDNIHSPAGIAVDWVYKNIYWSDSTAKTISVASLDGTKRKVLFLSELREPASIAVDPISGFMYWSDWGEPAKIEKAGMNGFDRQQLVTTEIQWPNGIALDLVKSRLYWLDSKLHMLSSVDLNGQDRRMVLKSHMFLPHPLALTIFEDRVYWIDGENEAVYGANKFTGTDLVTLVNNLNDAQDIIVYHELVQPSGRNWCEEQMANGGCSYLCLPAPQINEHSPKYTCACPAGYFLQEDGLRCTVSGTGTTVAYTEAKDTSTTEKSPTVGLVPGAFNTSGTTSEVTAAGRTSAAWIILPAVLLMMAAAAGYFMWRNWQHKNMKSMNFDNPVYLKTTEEDLTIDIGRHSGSVGHTYPAISVVSTDDDMA, encoded by the exons ATGTGCGCATGGGGCGGGGAGCACCGCGTAGAAGAAAAGCTTCTTCGGAGGCAGCCCGGGCGCAGCGCGGGTTTCGGCACGCCCGGACCGGGGGAGCCGCATCCCCCCTCCCCgcggcgggcggcagcggcgctGGGGAGACGCGGGGAAACAaagccgccgctgccgccgcgccTCCCGACCCTCTCCCGCCGGGACTGCCGCGCTCCGCCGCCCCGGTGCAGGGTCTGGCAGCAGGGGCGCACCGTGCCCGTCCCCACCCTGCGGAAGGAGGGCCGGGCGGGGGGGCGTGGGGGCTCAGCCCGCAGCACCTCACCGCTCCGCGCCGCCGCAGCGCCGCTCACCGCGCCGCCCGTGCCCCGCCGAGCCGCGCCGAGCGGTGCGCGGGCGCGCCGCGGAGGCAGCAGGTGCCGTGGAGGAGGCAGCGGGGGCGGGCGGTGCTGGCGAGCCAACCGGGGCCCGGCGCGGCGCCGTGAGTCACTAGCGGGCGCGCAGGGCGGCCGGGCGGCTGCTATAAGAGCGCCGCGGGGACGGCCTCCCCTGTGCATGTCTCCGGCTGCCGCCTCTGCTCCTCGGCTCCCCGCCCGCAGCGCCTGCCTGCCCGCGCACCCCGTCCCCGGCGCGGCGATGCGGCTGGACCGGCAGCGTGGAGAGCCGAGCGCCTCGGCCGGTaggcgcggcgcggcgcggaGGGGGGTCCCGCGCTGCtgggcgctgctgctgctgctcgccCTTGGCTGCCTGCGCGCCGCCGCCGATG GTGCAAGAGCAAAATGTGAAGAATCCCAGTTTGCATGTGGTAATGGACGCTGTATTCCTCAAATCTGGAAATGTGATGGTGATGAAGACTGTTCAGATGGCAGTGATGAGAGTGCTTGTG TGAAGAAGACGTGTGCTGAATCTGACTTTGTGTGCCTCAGTGGTCAATGTGTGCCTAACAGATGGCAGTGTGATGGGGATCCCGACTGTGAGGATGGGTCTGATGAGAGTTCCGAACTGTGCC ACACGAGAACATGCCGGGTAAATGAAATCAGCTGTGGTCCTCAGTCAACTCAGTGTATCCCAGTGTCCTGGAAATGTGATGGTGAAAAAGACTGTGACAGTGAAGAAGATGAACAGAATTGTG GCAATGTGACTTGTAGTCCAGCAGACTTCACGTGCAGCAGTGGGCAATGTATTTCCAAGAGCTTTGTCTGCAATGGTCAAGATGACTGCAGTGATGGTAGTGATGAGCTGGAGTGTGCACCTCCTACCTGTGGAGTTCATGAGTTCCAGTGCAAGAGCTCGACTTGCATTCCCCTCAGCTGGGTGTGTGATGATGATGCTGACTGCTCTGACCACTCAGATGAGTCTCTAGAGCAATGTGGCCGCCAGCCTGCACCTTCTGTGAagtgctctgccagtgaggtGCAGTGTGGCTCAGGTGAATGTATCCACAAAAAGTGGCGCTGTGATGGAGATCCTGACTGCAAGGATGGAAGTGATGAAATCAACTGCC CTTCTCGGACCTGCAGACCAGACCAGTTCAGATGTGAAGATGGGAACTGCATCCATGGGACTAGGCAGTGCAATGGTGTGAGAGATTGTCTGGATGGCACAGATGAAGCAAATTGTAACAATG TTATTCAGTGCTCTGGACCTGGCAAATTCAAGTGCAGAAGTGGAGAATGCATAGATATCAATAAAGTGTGTAACCAGCAGAGAGACTGCAAGGACTGGAGTGATGAGCCCCTAAAGGAGTGTA ACATCAATGAATGTCTGGTGAACAACGGTGGATGCTCTCATATCTGCAGAGATCTCATTATTGGCTATGAATGTGACTGTCCAGCTGGGTTTGAGCTTCTGGACAGGAGAACCTGTGGAG ataTTGATGAATGTCAGAACCCTGGTATATGTAGTCAGATCTGTATCAACCTGAAAGGGGGCTACAAATGTGAATGTAGCCGTGGCTATCAGATGGATCTTGCTACTGGTGTGTGCAAGGCAGTTG ggaaagaacCAAGTCTAATTTTCACCAACCGCCGGGACATAAGGAAGATTGGCCTTGAGAGAAAGGAATACATTCAGCTTGTAGAGCAGCTAAGAAACTCTATAGCTCTAGATGCTGATATTGCTGAGCAAAAGCTTTACTGGGCAGACTTCAGCCAGAAAGCAATCTTCAG TGCCTCTATTGATACCCGTGATAAGGTTGGAACACACATCAGAATCCTGGACAACAtacacagccctgcaggaattGCTGTTGACTGGGTCTATAAGAACATCTACTGGTCAGACTCAACTGCAAAGACCATTTCAGTGGCTAGCCTGGATGGcacaaaaagaaaggttttgtttctctctgaGCTGAGAGAACCAGCTTCTATTGCTGTAGATCCTATCTCTGG CTTTATGTACTGGTCAGACTGGGGTGAGCCagcaaaaattgaaaaagcaggaatgaatGGATTTGACAGACAGCAGCTTGTGACAACAGAAATCCAATGGCCTAATGGAATTGCTCTAG ATCTTGTAAAAAGCCGCCTGTACTGGCTTGATTCCAAACTACACATGCTGTCAAGTGTGGACTTGAATGGCCAGGATCGTAGAATGGTGCTGAAGTCACATATGttccttcctcatcctcttgCTCTAACCATTTTTGAG GACCGTGTGTACTGGATTGATGGAGAGAATGAGGCAGTCTATGGTGCCAACAAATTTACTGGAACTGATTTGGTTACCCTTGTGAACAACCTCAATGATGCACAGGACATCATTGTGTATCATGAACTCGTTCAGCCTTCAG GTAGGAACTGGTGTGAAGAGCAAATGGCAAATGGAGGCTGTAGCTAcctgtgcctgcctgctcctcagATAAATGAACATTCTCCAAAGTACACCTGTGCATGTCCTGCTGGGTACTTCTTGCAGGAGGATGGTCTGAGATGTACAG TTTCAGGTACTGGAACAACTGTGGCTTACACTGAGGCTAAAGATACCAGCACAACAGAAAAATCTCCAACTGTTGGACTAGTTCCTGGAG CATTCAACACTAGTGGTACAACCTCTGAAGTAACTGCAGCTGGAAGAACATCAGCAGCTTGGATCATTCTTCCTGCTG TATTGCTGAtgatggctgcagcagctggctaCTTCATGTGGCGTAACTGGCAGCACAAGAACATGAAAAGCATGAATTTTGATAATCCAGTTTACCTAAAAACCACAGAAGAGGACCTCACAATTGATATTGGAAGACACAGTGGTTCAGTAGGACACACCTACCCTGCA ATATCTGTTGTCAGCACAGATGATGATATGGCGTGA